GTCTTCATAACCACTAAGAAGTCATAGGACGCCGGTGCGATGACCGGACACTGAAGACCACAGGCCTTGCCGACGGCGGGCGCCTTTTCTGGACAGCAGGGCATCTCCGGTATTTCGTTCGCGGAAACGGCCCCCATCGCCGGATGGTTCATCATCGTCTCGGCGGCCGCCGGCGTGCTGACACACAGGATCATGGCCATCAGACCCATAATCATCGAGACAGCGTTGAAGCGGAGACGGCGTTGCATGAAATCGAATGTATAGCGGCTTTGACGTTTGGCCAACTGGACCTCATGCGCCCTGTGGTGCGGGCGCCAGCGACTCTATGATGGCGCAGTCGGCCACGATGTTGCAGTGGCAACTCTCGATCACCTGATCTAGCACGGTCTTTAGGGACTGAAGGTCTTTGATCTTTCGCTCCACCTCGTCCCGATGGGCACGGGCGATCACATCGACGGCCGCACACGACTGCGACCGGTCGTCAGAGAGCGTCAACAAGGCGCGCACCTGGTCGAGCGAAAAGCCCAGATCGCGCGCCCGACGGATGAAACTTAGCCGGTTCAAATGCGCGGGTTCATAGGCCCGGTAGTTACCTTGGGTTCGACTGGGCTGAGGGAGCAAACCATTCTTTTCGTAAAAGCGGATCGTTTCAACCTTGGTGCCCGTGGCGCGTGAAAGATCACCGATCGACAGATGTGCGGAACTCATGGCTTGACCCTATAGCGACTATAGGGTGTATATATCCAAGCCTGTTCCGTCCGTCGAGGTCTTGATATGGCGTCTCCCTCCCCCATCCGTCTACGCGTCGAAGGCATGGACTGCGGCGCGTGCGCGCTCAAAATTGAAACCGCGGTCAATCGACTGCCGGGCGCCAGCGATGTCGCCGTGTCCTACCAGAACGAGACGCTCGTTCTCAGTCTGGATGAGGACCTGACCCCTGCGGCGAAGCTCCAAGACCAGATTCGCAGCCTCGGATATGTACCGTCCGCACTGGCCGAAGAGACGCGTACGCTTCCAGCGGTAAAGAGCGCCGTGCCCTGGTGGAAAACCGGTAAGGGCAAACTGGTTTTGATGACCGGTCTGATGTTGGCCATCGGGCTGGGATTGGAACGCCTGCTCCCCTCCTACGCGCTCTACATCACCTCCATCGCCGCCCTGATCAGCGTGTTTCCGTTCGCACGCCGTGCGGTTTCGGGCGCGCTGGCCGGCTCACCCTTCTCCATCGAAACCCTGATGTCGGTGGCCGCCATCGGTGCGGTCTTAATCGGTGAAGGCGAAGAGGCCCTGACGGTCGTCTTCCTGTTTGCCGTCGGTGAGGTTCTTGAAACCGTTGCCGCAGGGCGTGCTCGCGCGGGTATCGAGGCCCTGATCGGTCTGGTTCCTCGCACCGCCCGTGTCGAACGCGATAGCGGCGTCGAAGAAATCCAGGCGGACGCTTTGGAAATAGGCGATATCGCCATCGTCCGGCCCGGCGATCGTATCCCCTCGGACGGAGAGGTGGTTGAAGGTGAAAGCGAGGTCGACGAATCGCCCGTGACCGGCGAATCTGTGCCCGTGTTCAAGGGATCGGGCGCAGACGTGTTTGCGGGCAGTATCAACGCTAATGGTACCCTGCGGGTGCGTATCACCCATAAGGCCGCCGACAACACCATTGCCCGCATCATCCACCTTGTCGAAGAGGCGCAGGAGAGTAAGGCGCCCACGGCACGCTTCATCGACAGGTTCAGCCTGTGGTACACACCGGCCGCCATGCTGGTGGCCGCCCTGATCATCGTCATTCCGCCCGTGCTCTTTGCTCAGGACTGGACGACGTGGATTTATCGGGGACTGGCGACCTTGCTCATTGCGTGTCCTTGCGCGTTGGTCATCTCAACCCCGACAGCGATTGCCTCGGGTCTGGCCGCCGGGGCGCGGCAAGGTCTGCTGATCAAGGGCGGCGCGGCACTGGAAACGCTGGGCAAGATCAAGGCGGTCGCGTTCGACAAGACCGGCACACTGACGCGCGGCAAGCCGCAGGTGACGGACATCATAGCCCTGACGGGTATGGTGGATGACTTTCTGGTGCGCGCCGCTGCCGTCGAAGCCAATACCAGTCACCCACTGGGCAAGGCCATTGTTGACGCCGCGCGCACCCGCGGGCTGGACATTCCCGCCGCCATTGGGGGTTCTACGGCCGTACCGGGCAAGGCGGTGACGGCGCGACTGAAGTCAGGTTTTGTCTCGGTCGGCTCCCCATCCTTTGCAGCTAGCAAGGCCGCGCTATCAGAAGAAACGACGGCCAGGATCAATGCCCTTGAGAAGGAAGGCAAGACCGTCGTGGTCGTCCTCAGCAGCAAGGTCGCCGAAGGGCTGATCGCCATACGCGATGAGTTGCGCGAGGACGCGAAATCCGCCGTCGCGGCCCTGAACGCGCGGGGAATACAGACACTGATGCTGACCGGCGACAATCGCCGGACGGCCGCCGCCATCGCGGCGCAGGTCGGCGTCGAGGCTGAGGCCGAGCTGCTGCCAGAGGCTAAACTCGCGCGGATTGCGCAGATCGCTACGGATAGCCCAATTGCCATGGTCGGTGATGGGATCAATGACGCGCCGGCTCTCGCGGCGGCCTCGGTCGGCATCGCCATGGGCGGCGGAACCGATGTCGCGCTTGAAACCGCCGACGCTGCACTGCTGAAGGATCGCGTCACAGGCGTTCCCCAGCTCATTTCCCTGTCCAGGGCAACGCTGGGCAACATCTGGCAGAACATCGCCCTGGCTCTCGGTCTGAAAGCGGTCTTCCTCGTTACGACCCTGAC
This window of the Asticcacaulis excentricus CB 48 genome carries:
- a CDS encoding MerR family transcriptional regulator, with amino-acid sequence MSSAHLSIGDLSRATGTKVETIRFYEKNGLLPQPSRTQGNYRAYEPAHLNRLSFIRRARDLGFSLDQVRALLTLSDDRSQSCAAVDVIARAHRDEVERKIKDLQSLKTVLDQVIESCHCNIVADCAIIESLAPAPQGA
- a CDS encoding heavy metal translocating P-type ATPase, with the protein product MASPSPIRLRVEGMDCGACALKIETAVNRLPGASDVAVSYQNETLVLSLDEDLTPAAKLQDQIRSLGYVPSALAEETRTLPAVKSAVPWWKTGKGKLVLMTGLMLAIGLGLERLLPSYALYITSIAALISVFPFARRAVSGALAGSPFSIETLMSVAAIGAVLIGEGEEALTVVFLFAVGEVLETVAAGRARAGIEALIGLVPRTARVERDSGVEEIQADALEIGDIAIVRPGDRIPSDGEVVEGESEVDESPVTGESVPVFKGSGADVFAGSINANGTLRVRITHKAADNTIARIIHLVEEAQESKAPTARFIDRFSLWYTPAAMLVAALIIVIPPVLFAQDWTTWIYRGLATLLIACPCALVISTPTAIASGLAAGARQGLLIKGGAALETLGKIKAVAFDKTGTLTRGKPQVTDIIALTGMVDDFLVRAAAVEANTSHPLGKAIVDAARTRGLDIPAAIGGSTAVPGKAVTARLKSGFVSVGSPSFAASKAALSEETTARINALEKEGKTVVVVLSSKVAEGLIAIRDELREDAKSAVAALNARGIQTLMLTGDNRRTAAAIAAQVGVEAEAELLPEAKLARIAQIATDSPIAMVGDGINDAPALAAASVGIAMGGGTDVALETADAALLKDRVTGVPQLISLSRATLGNIWQNIALALGLKAVFLVTTLTGTTTLWMAILADTGATVLVTLNALRLLGFGRRKGHKDKLCGIMDAAENLLAIKTELKARR